A genomic window from Betta splendens chromosome 17, fBetSpl5.4, whole genome shotgun sequence includes:
- the exoc3 gene encoding exocyst complex component 3: MKPLDSSGTLYTMEETSREAVATAVQRVAGMLQRSDQLDKVEQYRRREARKKASVEARLKAAIQSQLDGVRTGLTQLHSALLDVKDIQNSLVDVSKDWRQSINTIENLKDVKDAVVQHSQLAAAVENLKNIFSVPEIVAETRQLIEQAELLQAHRKLMELECSRDDLMYEQYRMDSKNTSDMNLISIYFEDVQGLSDELAKQLWMVLQRSMGTVRRDPTMLVSVIRIIEREEKIDRRMVDRKKQTAFIPPGRPKRWKDKMFQVLEGTVSTRIEGTQAVTREADKMWLVRLLEITRKYVLDDLIVVKNLMVQCFPPHYNTFNRFFSLYHNAVSSRVKELAAEDLEANEIVSLLTWVLNTYKSGEMMGHPELCSECDINQLEPLLPKDVVDDLLSKYVQTFTSNITGWLRKALETDKKDWQKETEPEADQDGYFQTTLPAIVFQMFEQNLQVAAQIDGDFKEQVLRLCLKQMNSFLLRYREEAMLYKEEHLKDRQLPQCYVQYMIAIINNCQTFKESINSLKRKYSQSSEPTDSDAAIERTLNEVAKEGCQFLLDEVFLDLEHHLNELLTKKWLTGSHAVDTICVTVEDYFNDFNKIKKPFNQEMTSEALRRVVMEYIKAVMQKRITFKNADERKEGAERMTKEAKQFKFLFQKLAAGEDTERLCGAITAIAEVFKLTDPTLLFLEVTTLVSKYPDIREDHIQALLAVRGDASREMRQMIIGTLSENKVSCSGSMQPIFRDIAVPTITMTTMTTMTSMATAKLLK, translated from the exons ATGAAGCCTCTAGATTCGAGTGGCACTTTGTACACTATGGAGGAGACAAGTCGCGAGGCTGTTGCCACTGCAGTGCAGCGAGTGGCAGGGATGCTGCAGAGGTCAGACCAGCTAGACAAAGTGGAGCAGTACAGAAGAAGAGAAGCCAGGAAAAAGGCCTCTGTGGAAGCCCGACTGAAG GCCGCCATCCAGTCCCAGTTGGATGGCGTTCGCACTGGGCTGACGCAGCTGCACAGTGCCCTGTTGGATGTCAAAGACATCCAGAATTCATTGGTTGATGTGAGCAAGGACTGGAGGCAGAGCATTAACACCATTGAGAACCTGAAAGACGTCAAGGATGCAGTAGTTCAACACAGTCAGCTGGCTGCCGCTGtggaaaacctcaaaaacattttctctg TCCCAGAGATTGTGGCTGAGACACGGCAGCTGATTGAGCAGGCGGAGCTGCTGCAAGCTCACAGAAAGCTGATGGAGCTGGAATGTTCACGGGATGACCTCATGTATGAACAGTATCGAATGGACAGCAAGAACACCAGTGACATGAACCTCATCTCCATCTACTTTGAAGAT GTTCAAGGGTTGTCTGACGAGTTGGCCAAACAGCTATGGATGGTCCTGCAGAGGTCCATGGGAACTGTTCGCCGTGACCCTACCATGCTGGTGTCAGTGATTCGTATAATTGAACGTGAGGAGAAGATTGATCGACGCATGGTTGACCGTAAGAAGCAAACTGCATTCATCCCACCTGGGCGTCCAAAGCGGTGGAAGGACAAGATGTTCCAG GTTTTGGAAGGTACGGTGAGCACTCGTATTGAGGGCACCCAGGCAGTGACCAGAGAGGCAGATAAAATGTGGCTGGTTCGTCTCCTAGAAATAACCAGGAAATATGTTCTGGATGACCTTATTGTGGTCAAGAACCTCATGGTGCAGTGCTTCCCGCCACACTACAACACTTTCAACAG GTTTTTCAGTCTCTATCACAATGCTGTGTCCAGTCGTGTCAAAGAACTGGCTGCTGAGGATTTGGAGGCTAATGAAATAGTGTCCCTGTTAACTTGGGTCCTTAACACATACAAAAG TGGGGAGATGATGGGTCACCCAGAGCTCTGCTCAGAGTGTGACATCAACCAGCTGGAGCCTCTGCTGCCTAAGGATGTGGTTGATGACCTGCTCAGCAAATATGTCCAGACCTTTACA tccAACATAACCGGATGGCTGCGCAAGGCTCTGGAAACGGATAAGAAGGATTGGCAAAAAGAAACCGAGCCTGAGGCCGACCAAGACGGATACTTCCAGACCACACTGCCCGCTATCGTCTTTCAG ATGTTTGAGCAGAACCTGCAAGTTGCTGCACAGATTGATGGGGATTTCAAAGAGCAGGTTCTGAGACTCTGCCTTAAACAGATGAACTCTTTCCTACTGAG GTACAGAGAGGAGGCTATGCTCTACAAGGAGGAGCACCTGAAGGACAGACAGCTGCCTCAGTGCTACGTTCAGTACATGATCGCCATCATTAACAATTGCCAGACTTTCAA AGAGTCCATCAACAGTCTGAAGAGGAAGTACTCTCAGTCGTCAGAGCCCACTGACAGTGATGCTGCCATAGAGAGGACGCTTAATGAGGTGGCCAAGGAGGGATGTCAGTTCCTATTGGACGAAGTCTTTCTAGATCTGGAG CATCACCTGAATGAGCTGCTGACCAAGAAGTGGCTGACAGGCTCTCATGCTGTGGACACCATCTGTGTGACAGTAGAGGACTACTTCAATGATTTCAACAAGATCAAGAAACCTTTCAATCAG GAGATGACTAGTGAGGCCCTGCGCAGGGTAGTGATGGAGTACATTAAAGCAGTGATGCAGAAGAGGATCACCTTTAAGAACGCTgacgagaggaaggagggagctgAGAGGATGACTAAAGAGGCTAAACAGTTCAAGTTCCTGTTTCAAAAGCTGGCTGCT GGTGAAGACACAGAGCGACTCTGTGGAGCCATCACTGCCATAGCTGAAGTGTTCAAGCTGACAGATCCCACACTGCTGTTCCTGGAGGTCACCACCCTGGTGTCCAAATATCCTGACATcag GGAGGATCACATTCAGGCTTTGCTGGCAGTACGTGGTGATGCCAGCAGGGAAATGCGGCAGATGATCATTGGGACTCTGAGTGAGAACAAAGTATCTTGCAGTGGGTCCATGCAGCCCATTTTCAGAGACATCGCTGTGCCCACCATCACCATGACGACCATGACTACTATGACCTCCATGGCAACTGCAAAACTACTAAAATAA